Within Bradymonas sediminis, the genomic segment CAGACTCCTGAGTCGAATGCCGACCGGGCGTTGAGGTCATCTGAACACGCGACGGCCATCGCGCTTGAGCGCGCGCGCGCCTATGCGCAGGGGCGCGCCGACGCTTATTTCGCCGACCCGGCCAAGAACGATGTCGACACGCCAAGCCAGGCGACGATGCGTACGCTGGAGCGAAAAAAGGCCCGCCCGGCCGGCAATCCGCTCGAATTGATCAACCCCACGATCGCCGACGCCCGCGTCGAGCTCAGCGCCGACCTGCGCGGCGCCTATCGCGCTTCGGTCAAAGAGGACGACGACCCTGAGATCTTCACCGGGAATTTCTCGTCCAAGCCCGGCACTGAGCTGGTGGTCTTTAAGCCGGGCAAAGAAGTCGTCGTCTACAGTAAGGACTCCCGCATCGCCCGACTGCCGCTCTCCGGCGACGCTGCACCCGAAGCCTTCGCCGAGCTGGGACTCGAGCTCGACCCCAGCGGCGTCCAGGCCGTCGACATCGTCCAGGACAACACGCTGCAGTTGCTCACGCACCGACGTATGCCCACCGAAGACGGAACCTTCGCCTATAAGGTAAGTGTTCTAAAGGTGATCGGTCCGTTTATCGGCGAAGTCTTCTCCCACACCCTGGCCACCAGCGAGACCGAAGATGGCCCGCTGACCCGCGTGGGAACCTATGAGTTCCTGCGCGGCGAAGACCACCGCGACATCCGCTGGATCCCGGCCGATGACAACGGGGAGTGGCAGACCGACCAGGCGGTCGTGCTCAAATGGAACCAATGGGAAGGGATGTACCGCGTCCCCGCCCCGCCCGCCGCAGCCCCCAAGCGCAACCAAATCCAGGTCTCCGAGAACTCGGCGCCGCACACTCCCACCAAGGCTACGCTGCCGACCAGCGCGGCTCTCTCCCCCCGTTATCTCAGCACCAATCCAGGCTAGGAATCACTCGTGGTCTTAATCGTTCGATGCTTCAAATGCGGCCAACAGGACGTCCGACTCATCGTGGGTGGACGCTCGATTATTCACGCCCGCTGCCACAGCTGCGGCGCGAATTTGCTCGAAGAGGTCATGGAATTTGAGGCCGAGATCGAGGCCGCCGCCACCGGCAGCCTCCACACCACCGCCGAGCACCAGGCCGTGTCGAGACCCTCCAAGGACACGTCTTCTCTCGAGGAGAAGACCTCGACCGTGGTCACCGACGACGAACCCTGAGCGCCCCCTCCCCCTCGACATTATTTAGGTATCGCTCGGCGCGACGCGCACTTGCGCGCGCCGCGCGTCCCAGAAGAGTCGCGGCGACGCGCCTCCCTCCCCGTTTAGCAACGCCTGGGTCACCGGCTGATAGAGGTGCTCGCTGATGAGCGCCTCGACCGCGCGCGCGTCGGCCACCTGCGAGGCCTGCTCGCGCAGGTATTCGGTCAGCGACGCGTCGATCTGTACCGCGAGGCGATACTCGTTTCGAAGCGCCTCGATAAACGCATCGGTGCGCTGCTCGAGCAACTCCAGAACGACATCTCCGCCCTGACCCAGCGAGTGAAACGCGACCGCCGCGTCGATCGGGTCGCGCAATTGGGACGCCAGCCCGCTCGGCAGCGCCCGCAGCGCCGCTTCATTGCCCTTGCCTGGCCCGCTGGCACTCGGGGCGCCAGCGGCAGCGCCGGCAAACCCGATGGCCTGCGCGCTGCGATCGGTGTCGGCGTGGACCGTCAGGATGAAGAGACTATTTCGCACATCCGCCCGGTGCCCGCGGGTGTCCACAATCTCGCCGTCATCGATCAGGCGCAAAATTCGCGATTGAATCTGCGGGTGGGCGCGGTCGAAATCCTCAAAGAGCACCACGCTGCTGGGGCGGCGGCGCAGCGGGGTGACGAAGAGATCCTCATCCTCATAGCCCACGTAGCCGGGCGGCGAGCCGATCAGCCGGCTGATGCTATGCGCCTCCTGAAAATCATTCATATCCACGCGCAGCAGGGCCTTCGGGTCGTCGAAGACCTCCTGGGCGAGGGCGCGGGCCAGGGTTGATTTACCCACGCCTGCCGGGCCGACAAACAGCAGCACCGCCATGGGGCGCATCTTGCCGGCGTTGCGCAAACGACTACTCACCAGGGCGTGGGCGATCTGGCGAATCGAGTCCTTCTGCCCCAGCACCCGCGCGCCCAGGCGCGCCTCGATGCCCACCCACCAGTTGATCTCACCGCGCAGCAGGCGGTCCAGCGGAATCCCGGTCTTCATATGGACCTGACGCGCCACGTCATCGCGCCCGACCCGTCGACTAAAATCAATCTTCTGCATCGGCGGCACCTCGACGTCGGGCGCCAGCGGGTTGGTCTCCATCAACTTCGAGGGGTCGCGCTCATCGGCGTCGCTGCGCTCATCGCCAATTTGTCCGTCATCGCTCGCCTGGGATGAGGACTGCGCCCCGACCTCGCCGACGGCCTGCGCCTGGCCGGGCACCTCCAGGTCGTTGGCCCGCGCGATGCACGCGTCCATCAGCAACTTCTTTGCCTTATCGGGCAGGCGCTGCTCGGGCAGATAACGCACCGACAACTCGATGGCCGCCTCGATGGCCGCGGCGTCCACCGCGACCTCATAATCCACCTCAAATTCGGGAGCCAGCGCGCTCAAGATATCGCGCACCATCGGCTCGGTGGGCTCCTTGATCTCGATGCGCTCGAAGCGCCGCTTCAGCGCCGAGTCCTGCTCGAACCAGCGGTGATACTCGGCCTCGGTGGTCGCCCCGACCACGGCGATATCGCCGGAGGCCAGCGCGCGCTTAAAATGGTTGGGCACCGCGGCCGGCGAGTTGCTCGACGAGCGCGGCGCGAAGACGGCGTGGGCCTCGTCGATAAAGAGGATGACGTCTTTTCTGGACTCCTCAAGCAGGCTCTTAATGCGCAGCTCCAGGTCCCCGCGGTAGCTCGTGCCGCTCATCAGGCTGGCGCCGTTGAGCTCGATGACCCGGTACCCCTGCAGCTTTTTTGGCACCTGCCCCAGCGCGATCCGCTGGGCCAAACCCACAGCGAGCGCGGTCTTTCCGACGCCCGCTTCGCCGCACAGAAGTGGGTTTCGCTGCTCGCGGCGCAGCAAGATATTGATCACGCGCTGCAGCTCGATATCACGCCCGACGATCGGCGGCAGGCTCCCCAGAATGGCCTCCTCGGTGAGGTCGCGCCCGAGCATATCCAGGGTCGGCGTGAGTTGGCGTTTGGCGGCGAAGTCGATCGCGGCGTCGACCGCGAATTCCTGCTCCAGCATCTTCGGGTCGCCCAGGGCCTGGCGGATCTCAGACTCCAGCCCGAGCGCCTGGATCAACTCAAGGCTCGAGCCCCCATCCTCCAAAAACGCCTCGATCAGGTCGCGCTCGCCGACCTCACCCTCCTCGGCGCGCTCGGCGGCAAAGGAGAGCATCCGAATCATGCGCGGGGTCAGGGTCTTTCGGCCGACCAAAAACGCCGGGATGGGATCGGGCTTATTGCCGATGAGCCGCAATAACTCGTCGCGCAGCCGCCCCGGCTCCAACCCGCGCGCCTTCGCCGCGCGCCACATAATCGAGTGATTCACCGAGCAGAGCATGGCGATCAGGTGCGGAGTCCCCAGAAACGGCGTCCCGTGGGCCACCGCGATTTGCATCGCCCCCTGCAGGATTCGCCAGGCCGAGTCACCAAAAACCGGCTCGGCCAAGAGCCCCTTCTTATCAAAAAGTTGGTCGCCCTTGCCCTCACTGAGCCGACGAATCGCCCAACGTATCGAGGCCGACTCGGTGGCCTCCGCGCGCCAGGACACGCAGCGCGCCAACGCCGTCAGGCCAATCGTCGCCTCTCCGGCCCCCCGCGACATATCGTAGGCTTCTTCCAAAATGCGGATAAACCCGCGCGAGAAAAACTCCCGATGTAGCACCGGCGCCTCTTGCGTCGGCTCCTCCTCGATCTCGCGGGCCAACACGCGCAGGCGCGGCAGCACATCGGCCGGCTTGACGACCCCGTCGCTGCCCTCGGCGATCAAAATATCGAGGTCCGGCGAGCCATACTCAAGCAGGATAATCAGCAGGTCGAGCGGCAAATAAATGCGCCGCTCGATCTGCTGAAGCCACTCGCCCATGCGCTCTAACAGAGCTCTGGCTTCGGCCGAAAAAGCGGCGGTTTTCAACGTGCCATCTGTGCCAAAGAGCACTTTATGGGCGAGAGGCTTCATATCTTCACGCGCTGACTAGAATAGAACTCGGGTCCTCGGGCGATCGCGAAACACGGCAAGATCCGATGCCGCAAATTCGGCCAACCGACCGAGCATATGCTAGCGCATCGCGCCCGGCTTTGGAAATATAGCAGCCCCACGAACAACAATGACGCCGCGCCACAGCAACATTAAACACCAATCTCGTGCTTAATGGATCTTTTCGGGCTATACTCGCCCGCGAGCACGCTATTTTGACTGTTCACGCTATTCTTAAACCGGGTCGAATCCAAATGCCGCACTCATTTCATCCAACCCCTCGCGCCCTGCTAAAAAAACCCATCTTCGCCGGACTTTTGCTCATCCTCCTGTCGGGGTGCGGCGATTGCGGAGACGGAACCCTTCAGGGCGGCCCAACCCAGACGCAAGACACCGGATGGGACGTCGGTGAGCGAAAGGATGTGTCAGGGCCTGAGGATGCCGGCAAGGACGCGACCGGCGACGCCACACGGGACGCCGAGGAGAGCGACGCGGCGGTCTGCGACCCGGCCAACCAATGCGCCTCGGAGTGCTGCGAGAGCGCGGAGTTATGCCTTCGCGACGCCTGCGTGCTGCCCGGCCAGACCTGCGAGCACAACCTGGAGTGCGCCAACGGCGAGATTTGCGAGCCCTCCATTGGGCGCTGCATCCCCGACCCCGGCGTGGTCTGCGAGTACCGCCCCGACACCGATATTTTCGAGCCCTCGGTGACCCTTGCCTGGAATGAGCCGTCTGCCGAGGAGCTCGCCGCATTCCCGGGGTCGCCCTCCAACCAGGTCATGATGACCCCGGCGGTCATCGACCTGAACGAAGACGGCATCCCCGAGATCATCTTCTCGACCTTTAGCGGCGGCAGCTATAACGGCCGCGGCGTGCTGCGCGCGATCGACGGCAAGACCTACGCGCCGCTGTTCAACTTTACCGAGCCCGACAAGCTCGTGTCGGCAGCGGCCTCGCTGGCCGTCGGAGATATCGACGGTGACGGGCGCGTCGAGATCGTCGCCGCGGCCTGGAGCGCCGATGGCGGGCAGCGCGAGATCATCGCCTTCGACGATTATACCACCGGCTGGGAGGTCATGTGGCGCACCACGAATAACCTCACCGTGGGCTCCGGCGGCGTCGCCCTGGCCGACCTGGACGCCGACGGCCAGGTCGAGGTTTACGGGTCGAATTGGGTGGTCGACGCGCGCACAGGCGCTCTGCTGTGCCGCCCCAGCGACATCGGCGCAAGCTCGGTCAACGCGATCGCGGCGGACCTCGATGGCGACGGGAAAATGGAGGTCATTACCCAGGGCGGCGCGTTCAAATTTGACCGCGCAAGCGGCGTCTGTTCGACCTATTGGCAATTTGACGCGGCAAGCGGCGAAGTGGCGGTCGGCGACTTTGGGACATTCACCGACGGCCAGCGCAATTTCGACGCGCTCGACGGTGTGCCGGAGGTCGTCAGCGTGAGCGTGGCGGCCAGCGACCAGGTCCGCCTGCACAACGGGCAAACCGGCGGGACCATCTGGAAGGCGACGATGCCGACCACCGGCCACCCCGTCTATAGCGACGCGCAATGCTCGAATAAAGCCGGCGCCGGCGCGCCGACCGTGGCCGACTTCAACGGGGACTCCTTCCCGCAGGTCGCCACCGCGGGCGCCTGCTATTATACGGTCTTTGAGCGCGATGGGACGCTGCGCTGGAAGACCCCGGTGCGCGACTTCTCAAGCCGCGTCACCGGCTCGAGCGTCTTCGACTTCCAGGGCGACGGCAAAGCCGAAGTCGTCTACGCCGACGAGTGTTTTGTGCGCGTCTACGACGGCACGGGCAACGGCGACGGCACCACCGAGATCCTCTTCGAGCGCCCGCACACCTCGGGGACCCTGCGCGAATTGCCGGTCATCGCCGACGTCAACAACAACTACCACGCCAATATCGTGGCGATCTCGAACGACTACTCCACGGGCTTGAGCAACGCCTGCTCCAATGACTGGCCGGCCTTCGGTCCACCGAGCAACGCCGAGCACGGCATCCTGGTCTTCCAGGACGTCCAGGACCGCTGGGTCGCCACCCGACCGGTGTGGAACCAGCACGCCTACCACGTCACCAACGTCTGTGATGGACGCCCCGGCTCGGTATGCCCCGGCCGCCCCAACACCGTGGGCGCCATCCCGATCGGAGAGCTCGATAACTGGACTCAACCCGGCCTGAATAACTACCGCCAGAACGTCCAGGGAGAGGGGCTGTTTAACGCCCCCGACCTCGCCGTCACCAACCTGGCCACCGACTGCGACGCCAGCGAAGGCGTGACCTTCCACGTCACCATCTCCAACCTGGGCACCCGCGGCGTGCCCGAGGGCACCGAGGTCGCGCTCTACGTGACGGTCGAGGGAAGCCCCGAGCAATACCTCACCACGCTGACGACCACCGTGCGCCTGCTCCCCGGCGGCGCCGAAACGCTCGTCTATGTCTGGGAGAACGCCCCCGACCCCTCGGGCAATACCATCACCGTGCGCGCCATCGCCGACGCCGATGAAGACGGCAATGGCCAGCATAATGAGTGCCACGAGGATAATAACGAGCTGCAAAACCAGGCGACCTGCGCCTGCCAGGAAAACACCGACTGCAACCCCGGCGAGTTCTGCGCCAGCACAGGCGAATGTTTGCCGATGGACGGCTAGAGCCTGGCCAAAACGCAAATGCCCCAACCAGGCGAGCTGGTTGGGGCATTTGCGCGAGACGGGGTGCTGCGGGCGAAAATCACGCCCTCTTTTGTGCGATCACCACCAGGAACCCGCCAAAATACTTAAGCGCGGTGTCGCGCCCCATAAACTCGAGCTTTCGCAGCGCATGGCCGACCAGCGGGATCTTATGGACCGCGGCGGTCGGGGTGAAGATGCGAATGCCCGAGAAGTCGACCAGGCGCAGGCTGTCGGGCATGCGGCGGGTCAATTCGGAGGCGTCGTCCCAGCGGGTCAGGATGGCGCTCTCGTCGGTCTCGCGCGAAATTTTACGCGGCCCGGCGACCTTCTTGGCCAGATAACGCAGGCTCTTGGGGTTATAAAACTCCAGGATAAGATGGCCGCCCGGGCGGGTGACCCGCGCCATCTCGCTCATGGCCTTGTCGATATCGCGCACGTGGGCGAGCACCTTGAAGCTGTAGACGACGTCGAAGGAATTATCCTCAAAGGGCAGCGCGGTGACGTCGGCCTGGGCCACATCCAGCCCGCGCGCGGCGGCCTGCTGCAGCATCCCGTGGCTGATGTCGATGCCCACCGCGCTCTGGGTGCGCCCGGCGATGCGGTTCATGATCAAGCCGGTGCCGCAGCCGACCTCGAGCACTTCTTTTCCGACGACATAATTGCCCAGCAGATCGACCTCTAGATCGTCGATCATCGCGTGGTAGCCGCGGTCACGTCCGCGCTCATACCAATCCGCAAATTCATCGTAATACGCTCGATTGTCTTTTTTCATGCGATCAAACCTTAAAAGGATGCCTGGGCGGCAATAATAGTTGCGCCATTTCGAGAAGGTGCGACAAACATCGGAGGCTAGCTATTAGCTGACACCTCGCATAATTTGCGCTAAAATGAACTAAGAACCGTTTTTTCTCAAGCCTGCGGTCGTCGCAACACCCCGGAGTCGCCCGAATGGGTCGCACACAACGTCTGAACCAACCAGAAGAATTCGGCAAATACCAACTTGTCGCACGCCTGGCCCACGGGCGCATGGGCGATGTCTATCGGGCCAAGAGCCACGGGGTGGAGGGCTTTGAGAAAATCCTGGTCATCAAAGCGATTAACCCGGGGCTGGCGGGCGTGCCCGGCCTGGTCGACACGATTATCGACGAGGCCAAGCGCTCGGTGGCGCTGTCGCACGCCAATATCGCCCAGGTCTATGACCTCGGGCAAACCGATGATGGCCGCTTTTATCTGGCCACCGAATATATCAGCGGGTTTGACCTGGCCCGCGCGCTCACGGTCAGCCGGCGAAGCGCGCAGCCATTGCCCCAGGAGCTGGCGATTTTCATCGCCAGCGAGGTCGCCAAGGGCCTGGACTACGCGCATCGGCGAAAAGACTTCGACTTCAATAGCCTCAATATTTTGCACCGCGACCTGGTGCCCTCAAATATCGTGCTCTCCTTCGACGGGGAAGCCAAGATCACCGACTTCGGGGTCTCGCGCGCCCTCGATCTGGTGGGGAGCATCGACGCCATTGATACCCGGCGTCGCCTGCTCTATGTCGCCCCCGAGGTCGCCCAGGGCCAGCCGCACACCCGCCAAAGCGACATCTTCAGCCTCGGCCTGGTCCTCTACGAGATGCTCGCCGGGCGCCACCCCTATGAGGATCCCAACGCGCCGAAATTCGACGCCAATACGCCGCAGCGCACCGTCGAGAAATTTGTCCGGCGGGTGAAAGAAGCCAAGATTGAGCCGATCTCCCAGCACGCCACGGTGCCGCGAAAGCTCCAGCAGATCGTGGAGTCGATGCTCGTGCCAGACCCGGCCGGGCGCGCCACCAGCGCCGGGCAGGTCTACGAGGAATT encodes:
- a CDS encoding AAA family ATPase, which gives rise to MKPLAHKVLFGTDGTLKTAAFSAEARALLERMGEWLQQIERRIYLPLDLLIILLEYGSPDLDILIAEGSDGVVKPADVLPRLRVLAREIEEEPTQEAPVLHREFFSRGFIRILEEAYDMSRGAGEATIGLTALARCVSWRAEATESASIRWAIRRLSEGKGDQLFDKKGLLAEPVFGDSAWRILQGAMQIAVAHGTPFLGTPHLIAMLCSVNHSIMWRAAKARGLEPGRLRDELLRLIGNKPDPIPAFLVGRKTLTPRMIRMLSFAAERAEEGEVGERDLIEAFLEDGGSSLELIQALGLESEIRQALGDPKMLEQEFAVDAAIDFAAKRQLTPTLDMLGRDLTEEAILGSLPPIVGRDIELQRVINILLRREQRNPLLCGEAGVGKTALAVGLAQRIALGQVPKKLQGYRVIELNGASLMSGTSYRGDLELRIKSLLEESRKDVILFIDEAHAVFAPRSSSNSPAAVPNHFKRALASGDIAVVGATTEAEYHRWFEQDSALKRRFERIEIKEPTEPMVRDILSALAPEFEVDYEVAVDAAAIEAAIELSVRYLPEQRLPDKAKKLLMDACIARANDLEVPGQAQAVGEVGAQSSSQASDDGQIGDERSDADERDPSKLMETNPLAPDVEVPPMQKIDFSRRVGRDDVARQVHMKTGIPLDRLLRGEINWWVGIEARLGARVLGQKDSIRQIAHALVSSRLRNAGKMRPMAVLLFVGPAGVGKSTLARALAQEVFDDPKALLRVDMNDFQEAHSISRLIGSPPGYVGYEDEDLFVTPLRRRPSSVVLFEDFDRAHPQIQSRILRLIDDGEIVDTRGHRADVRNSLFILTVHADTDRSAQAIGFAGAAAGAPSASGPGKGNEAALRALPSGLASQLRDPIDAAVAFHSLGQGGDVVLELLEQRTDAFIEALRNEYRLAVQIDASLTEYLREQASQVADARAVEALISEHLYQPVTQALLNGEGGASPRLFWDARRAQVRVAPSDT
- a CDS encoding class I SAM-dependent methyltransferase, whose protein sequence is MKKDNRAYYDEFADWYERGRDRGYHAMIDDLEVDLLGNYVVGKEVLEVGCGTGLIMNRIAGRTQSAVGIDISHGMLQQAAARGLDVAQADVTALPFEDNSFDVVYSFKVLAHVRDIDKAMSEMARVTRPGGHLILEFYNPKSLRYLAKKVAGPRKISRETDESAILTRWDDASELTRRMPDSLRLVDFSGIRIFTPTAAVHKIPLVGHALRKLEFMGRDTALKYFGGFLVVIAQKRA